AGTTCTTAATGGTACTTTATTGTACAGAGCCCTTTCGTTGTTGACGGGGTTCGTAGTGCGACGGCGGAATGGTCCTGGCAGCTGGCTGGGATACGTCTCTAGATCGGACCCACGAGGAGCCCTCCCTGCGTGGCTTGTTAACAGGTTATTCTACATAGCTTTAAAGTTTGAAGTAACCAATAAGATGCtgtatattcataataatcatcaagttttttctatgaaatatatacgagtaatttacagtaaatttattacaaagttgCATTTATTTTGGTTCAAAactgtttctttttatatattccacAGAGTAACGGCTCAGCTGGCACCTCGTCTCGTGCATCAGCTCCACGCAGCCTCCCGCCGGTACCCTGGGTGGAAGGCGCTGACCGACACCCCCTATTACCAACCCTGGAGGAATCCAGAACAAGTGCCACCTTACCGCATCAACTTAGAGGATGTAAGTGACAGTAATCATGATACCTACATAAAAATACCCTATCATGAACTAgtctttacatttatttcatttgaaaattttttaatttcactaaaACAAAGgaataacaaaagttaattgaagaatttgaaaaaaatgatttatccAAATTTGGCACAACACATTAAAATGTCATCTATTCAAATCTTGCCAAGAATACAATGTAATTAAGATATTGTTGGTATAACTCATAGaagaataaatagaatatttaataagacttCAATTTTAGAATGAGACTGGTAAAATTTACAGCATATTGTATTAATGTAGCCTGTAGCTTTCAAAAGGCAATGTTGAAGATAGCAACAAAATGCTTAAATTCCCaatgatatcattaaaataactttcgaGCCGGAGGTTTAGTTAAGTAAGAATTCCAACaaagaaattatgaaataagatGTCTGGCGAATTGCCAAGAGGTAATTTAAGCGGGTCTCGAGAAATGctatcaacaaaatataagaacAATATCAACAAGTTGTATAGTTAGTCTTTGAAAATGGCaactagtaattttaatacaagccaaacttatttattattattattttattacgagaAACACTTGgtgctattttaaaatattcttcaaagGAAACCGCTTTCGTAACGTCAATATAACCTTTTACTCAATATTCAatcaatatatgtaattgaatTTGGAGCAATCACCGAAATCGCTGAAAGGGGCACGAACCGTAATCCACAAAGTCGGATTCCCGCTTTGAAGTTATCttattacagaaatatattcaagaaaacagcgaaattaatacaaaaacgaCTTTGAAAGACACTATTAATGTCGGTGggatttaaatttgaagttGGGTCGAGGATATTGTCTGCGGACCGCTTAATGACAAGATGTACCACGATTCATGTCAATCATTTCTTTGAAAACttttcttcttcttaaaattaaaatatacttcatttacatatttcttGCAATGTTACTTTCCTTGTCTTTTCTTTTCaagtttattttcatcatactcaaaaatgaaaaaccaattaaattttttttaaggcgaatattttatatatagaatatgcTGGCAGTCACcacaatattgaattaaaaaaaaatgctattagacgataaataaatctataactCAAGTATGCTGATCTCCCACACACATCTCAGGTCTTTTCGTAATCGCTCCCGCCTCGCAAATGACTCACACCGGATTTTTCACGTTATTCATGTCTCACGTAGTTTCCAGCTTGCGATTCGGTGCTGTAGGTTGAACTGAATACTTCTAAGTTAGAGATATCCCTAAATATATGTCGTTTAATCGACAGAATAAACTCGATTTCGTTTTAAGACAAATAATCGTGCTTTAACCAAATCCACTTTCGTTCAAGCTGCTACTTGAAGAGGGAATTCAACAGAATTAGTCCTGGAGACTCAAGGAAATTTACGTGGATTCACTCTCAGGGATTTCTGCCCTCAAAGCTGAATACTCGAGGGTGGCCTCGATTCGCTATCTTGAGCGTTTTCACTCTGTAACTTTAACTTCCCCATGACGTCTTCAACAGTCTGTGCATTTGAATATCCATAAAGCATATTTCTTGTATCTTGTATTACAAGATACAATATTCTAGCTTAATGGCTGCCAGTGTATCCACTGACAACTTCTTCGATACTATGTTTGAGCGAATTATTACTCAAATCCCACATTTGGATATTTGGTGTGCCACAGAGGAGTGAAGTAAGTTTCCAACACCTATTGGTGTCGTATCCTATGTCTATCTTTAGATTTTCGAGTAATCAACCAATTTGgcaattattttgatttaacttCACTTTCAAAACGGCGGTGTTCTTGAGCTCTGAGAGAAAGAAAGAGAGCACTGATTTTAAGCCAAAAAtagtaaagtataataatagcCTTAGCCCAGTGGGTTCTAGCACCTTATCCTGAAGGAGACCGTGGCTAAGAAAATAGGAATTACTAGAAACTAAGTGATTGATTTTGAGTTGTCTATAATTGGAGGAATATTGCTTTAGCCACCAGGTTAAGCTGGTGGATTGGTGACTGCTTTTGGTTGGAAATTTTCTCTGACAGTGTCGCTGTCCGTAAGCGGTATTAGTATTTGTTGGTTCTAGCCTTTATGTGGATATACTCCTAATAGATGACATGAGTCGTATATGTCACATCTATATGCCATGCAACCCTACCAGGTAAGGTTAAAAATTTGGGACCGCAGGCACTAGTTCTCCCCTTTGCATCCCTAACTGGAAATAATAACTCAATATAGGGttcaaaaaaagtttatttaaatttcagtgCATTGACCCCGAAGCTCCCCCACCTCCGGTGGAACAAAAGCCCAATACTTCGAAAACAAAACTTGAAGTACCTCAAGTTAAAGAAGTAGAAAGTCATAGTATCGAAGATTTGGGAGACATATCATCAGAATTCAGCGTGGAAGTAGAAGAACTAGCAGATCTCACTCTCGATCCGACTAAGAAGAAAGGGAAGTTCTATAAATTGGTGAAATCCATGAAGAATAGAAGGAAGAGTGTTCAAGTTGCAAAGAGTGCGGACAATTTAGTAGATGCCAAACCTACTGAAGTCGAAAAAACAGAAAAGAGGAAGTCGTCTTTCAAATTTCACCGAAGGTTTAGTCTTAGTAGGGGACGGGAGGACTGAAGAATAATTCAGTTTAAACTATATCTTCTAAATCAATAACAATTGTTGTAGTGGAATGTTTCCATCGAATAATTTAGAAGCCTCGTTGTTACTTTGAAATTCTCTTGGATTTATAACGTATTCTCCTTAAATCTTCGTTGTTAACTCGCTAAATGTAGTCTGACTATGGCAATATCATGACGTCGGAAATTCAAAGTCTGCGTGAAGAAacgttaaaacaaaaatcatttactaattatatacAGACTCTTTAGATAAGTAAGAAAATGAGATATAATGAGATAAGTGAAATTGTTGGTTACGTAGGAATGATGTAGGTTAAGATGTTGAAGTagaatgattattaaatattataaatgatcttcttctgtctgtctgttcgaaggttatttcatataaagagAGTGTGTGCTATAGTGCAATCAAAACAGTAACATTAATTGAAaagaatgaataatatatcgtTGCACAAATATCGATGTCGCATATCAGCTGTTCACCGACTGTAAATATCCTTAGTAAGTGAAGCACCCAGTAACTAAACTGAAGAACGTAATATGAAATACTTACAATACTTATGAGTGagattttaaatagttcagaattaatgtaatttaataactagtCTTTGGCGATGTGTTATCTCGTATGTGCACGCGCATGCGTTTTATTCGAAAGTCAAAATGTTAATCTAAGCTACCGTACAGGTTAACCGTGTAGTCTtctcaaagaatttttttctagtaaataaattttgctttcCTCTCTGACACAGCAAGcagtttaattacttaaaacaagCAAGAAAAGCAATACCAAAGAGGTTAGATATACTTGAAAGTTAGTTTTAGCGCATCATTgcatacctttttttttaagtacctTCGAGATAGAACATCTTAAAAAcagttataagaaaaaataaaataacttttccttcgtaattaaagatataaaattgtattaaaggtTTTGTTATACGATACTTAACcacagatgaaaaaaaaaaaaaattgttataaaaaaatatccgaacaagaaatatttgaattgtcGACAAGCCTGGCTGTCATATCatacttttttcaatttaaatgtaagatAAAAATCGTTTCTCAATCTCATAagctattaacataaaaaagtaaatcaaTTAGAATGTTCGAAATTTCCAACAAATAGCTATAATAATGAGAATGGTTTTTTCTTCGTGAATGAAGGCACATGATACAATGAGACAATTTTTTGCCGATCAACTTCCGTGAATTTTCAAGGTAACTCGATAGCTATCAAACAAACAAGGATTTAGAATCACTCTTTATCGTCGATGGCTAAGGAAGACGCGCGTTTTCTTAATCATTAAtgtctaaatattaaacatttgtttaaaatcatataaatacttattggACACTTTATGTATTTTGACTGTGCCTTtgctattctattctattctattctatttatgCTTAAACGTATACCTTATTTGAATTAAGTAATGTCTGTTAGAGTCTTTTGTAAGTTTATATGTGTAAGATCGGAAttgtttaatgaatttatatttgaatgttataacataaatttttacacgctgtcacagaataaaaaaacaacattgcTCTTATTCAAAAACCGCATCGTCTTTAAGCTTTTTGATGCCGGCGCCAttggaataattaataaaagaaggAATTGAAATTAATGCTTTTACGTATAAGACAAACGATCCAGAGTTTATTGCGCAttatacaaagtaaataaGCTTTGAAACACCGGCTTCGAAGACGTCaactcttatatatttatggaataaattatatcatgataattgaaatttaatgagTTCGTAACGTTAGTGTGCTCTACGTCGACAACACTGTCAGTTTGaaggttaattaaaaatattaactgttattatttacagaTTCTTCTTCAGTCTTCGTAGTTAACAAAAAACGCACAATTATGTTTTCTTTTGgtttaaatagtataaataaaattgaagcaAGCGTTGTGTATAAGGATGTTAACTGTCGTGTTACTATGCTCGATTTGTTGATAATATTAGCAggtgattatattattacaagtaCATTGgctgttttattaattctcaTTCAAATATCCccaaatttaatgacattgaAGTTTGTTCGATTCTTTTTCgttttgtaaaacttttatttatatataattttaataaaatattgtactgtTGTAAAGTATACTCTGTTGTAAAATCGGAACAGCAATATTTAAAGGCtttttacaattacattttttacaattcttCAATTTGAATACTCTACTAGACTAGTAGAATCTAGCTGATATGTTCGATATGCTAATATGTATGACTCGGAATTCAATGTTAAATGTGATATAACGACATTTATCTTTAATGCTGCATTACAATGAGATGACGATAGTATGATTACtggcatattttatttacgtctATGTTTTAGTTCGGTTCTCAGAGGCTTTGAGAATATCTTTACTATTTCTTTTATCGTATATTCCTCACAATTTACCAATAATCTATACGACGCAAAAAATACTATCAGGCACCCAAAAATTTCCTGTCATCACTTCTACACTTGCTATtcaccaaaaatataaacacactTAACCCTATTCGCAGACCATACCGTAATATATACTCAATGGTCCCTGGACTATATCATCctgatacaaataaaatccCGAAAAGAGCACCACAGTTGTCTTTGCTAAAAATAGCTGTTtcggatttcataaaatagtatattaaattatacgaaTGCCTCATCCCTTGTCAAACAAGGTTAAATAACTAGGCGTCAACCTGGATAATTGTCCAATTGCCACCCACATATCTAGATTGTAAGACACAGGGGACTTAGCTGCCCTGTTATCATATAGCCCTTTATACCCCTTGATCTGCAGTAAAGGTAAAATGTCTTAAGAAATAAGGTCACACTTTATAAGACCTGCGTACTTCCAGCCATATCATACGCAAACGTGTGCTTCGCTTACGCTTCTACTTCAATAATTAACAAACTCAtgctacaaaataaattcatgcGGTTTTCCTGAGGCGCACCCTGTTATATCAGGAACTCAGACCTCCAAAGGGATCTCTAATT
The genomic region above belongs to Danaus plexippus chromosome 4, MEX_DaPlex, whole genome shotgun sequence and contains:
- the LOC116768454 gene encoding START domain-containing protein 10-like, with translation MVVSFTVQFGRDVARMGGAGWTREARVAEDSDFQTLKNLLSSEDGWTLEYEKDGVKVWAEDAAHGALRTVKVVAEFEDVDPEALYDVLHDPEYRSVWDTHMLAAEDAGHINVNNDVGYYAMSCPAPLKNRDFVLQRSWLDTGDEKMILNHSVYHKDYPPRKGFVRALSLLTGFVVRRRNGPGSWLGYVSRSDPRGALPAWLVNRVTAQLAPRLVHQLHAASRRYPGWKALTDTPYYQPWRNPEQVPPYRINLEDCIDPEAPPPPVEQKPNTSKTKLEVPQVKEVESHSIEDLGDISSEFSVEVEELADLTLDPTKKKGKFYKLVKSMKNRRKSVQVAKSADNLVDAKPTEVEKTEKRKSSFKFHRRFSLSRGRED